The genomic region GCGAGAGCGAAGCGGTAGGTTGTCGATCCGCGTTTGCGAGCATTGTTCTCGCGAGGAGTTGCAGCGCAAGCGCTGGCTTTGGGTTGCTTGTTCATCGTTGGGGTGTTTCGGGTTTTACCATTGTCCTTCTGGGCGAAGGAAAAAAACGGTTCTCTGTCGCTTAGGACAAGCCAAGGGGTCTCTGGTCGGGCGACAAGCGATCAATAAACCGATCAGCGTCTAGCCGACGTGGGTGAGAAGCGATCAAGTCACTCGAGAGGGCTGAACGTGAGTCGGTGGTTTGAGCGGTTTACAGTACTAAGTGTATTGCATACAAAATGCAATAAAGTCAAGCCGAACTTTAATTATACCCATAAGATTAGCTTTTCGCTTTCGAACTAGTGCTGGATCGATTGCAATGCGGCTTTTCTAGCTTGGCCAGTTACCACCATCCACGTTGAGGCATTGCTGTGTGATATAATCAGCATCAGAGGAAGCGAGAAATACGGCGGCCGCTGCGACATCCTCTGGTTGTTCGACTCGCCCCAGGGGGATTGTGGAAATGGCTTTGCGGATTGGTTCTCCTTCTGCAACTCCGGATAGTAGGGCGAATTGCTTGTCGAGAGCCTCCCACAGGGGGGTGTCCACCACCCCTGGAGCGATGGCGTTCACATTGATCTTGTGGGGTGCTAGGGCTAGGGCGATGGACTGGGTCATGCTGATGACGGCAGCCTTTGTAGCGCAGTAAGCCATGACCAGTGATTCTCCGCGTCTTCCGGCTTGGGAAGCGAGATTGATTATTTTGCCGCAGCGTTTAGCTTCGATCAAATATTGGGCTACCTCCTGACAGCAGATCATGACGCTCTGGCAGTTCACCCTAAAGAGTCGATCAAAGTCCGCTTCTGTAGTCTCGAGGAAAGGAATGATTTTTCCAGTTCCTGCGTTGTTTACCAAAATATCGATACGACCGAAGGCGGCCAATCCTTGTTCGACTGCTTCCCGAACGGCTTGTCGGTTGGTGACGTCAGCCTCGACCGCGATCGCCTTGCCTTGTCGAGAAACAATATCCTGAGCGACGGTATTCGCGCCATCGATATCGATGTCGACAATGACAACACCTGCACCTTCGGCCGCGAATCTTTGGCAAATGGCTCGGCCGATACCGACTGCGCCTCCAGTAACGATAGCTGTTTTTCCTTGGAGTCTCATTGTAAAGTTGGTCGTTGTTTTCGTTGGGAATGGCGATTCCTGGATATGGATAAGGCACCTGACTCTATCGATTTTCACGTTGGGCGTTCGAGTCTTGCCAGCAGGTGATATTGCAGATTTCGGCTGGCCAACACTCTATGAATCAGGGGATGGGACCGTTTTTCCATTCATCACAAAGTTCAGTTCTAGGGAATCCGAGTAATAATGGGGAGTTTTCCTTCGTTTTAGGCGTTTCCTTTCTCCGGAGGAAATCGGGGGGTCGTGAAATCGGACGTATGATGGTTAGCAATGATTTTATGCGCTAGGCAATTCTGAAATTGCATGCAAAGGACAATATTTAGGTCTCCCTGCTCATCCGTTCCTTTCCTAGGAATGAATGAATGTTGTGGTGCAAAGAGTGATTTGGAATTGGAAAAAGCAACAAAGTACTGCTTTAGCGTCGTAGGTGCGTTGAGCGTTTGGGGGCGATGAAGTGGTCACGCCGTATATCTAGGCAAGAACCCATTTCAGGGCAGCCTATGCAACGCTCGGGCAGGTGGGGAAACGACGTGAGGAGCCGCTGGGACGGATTCAATCTCTGCGAACGAGAATCACCCAGTCTTGATTTGCCGTTTTGGGAGCCTCGCCAAGGTCGTGCAGTCCAAGGCCGGATACGGATAAGACGCTACCTTCTTGCAGTCCGCCACCTTGCAAAGGGTCATACCAGCGGATGCTGAAGCGTTGGGCGTCCGATCCGAGTTCGAG from Pelagicoccus sp. SDUM812003 harbors:
- a CDS encoding glucose 1-dehydrogenase, which produces MRLQGKTAIVTGGAVGIGRAICQRFAAEGAGVVIVDIDIDGANTVAQDIVSRQGKAIAVEADVTNRQAVREAVEQGLAAFGRIDILVNNAGTGKIIPFLETTEADFDRLFRVNCQSVMICCQEVAQYLIEAKRCGKIINLASQAGRRGESLVMAYCATKAAVISMTQSIALALAPHKINVNAIAPGVVDTPLWEALDKQFALLSGVAEGEPIRKAISTIPLGRVEQPEDVAAAAVFLASSDADYITQQCLNVDGGNWPS